DNA from Dokdonella koreensis DS-123:
ACCTGGGCGCGCCGCACGTCGAGCTGGCGCACGACCGAGGCGAGCGACCGGAAGATCGCCGGCGGCGCGCTGATGACCAGCGCATTGGTCTGGTCGTGGGCCTGGATCGTCGCCGGCGGCGCGCTGCCGCCGAGCGCACCGGATTCGCCTTCGCGTGCCTGCGGCGGCGCGATGCCGCTCAGCGTCGAGGCGACCTTCTCGAGGATCGGCACCAGGTCCTTGGCGGTCGCGTAGCGCAGGTACACCACCTGGGTGTCGCCACCGCTCTCGATCGGCGTGTCCAGATGCGCGATCAGCGCGCGCATGCGCAGCCGGGTGCTCTTGGCGCCGGCCAGCAGCACGGAGTTGGTACGCGTGTCGGCGAAGACGCGGGCGGCTTCGCCGTTGGCCTGCGCGCTCTTGTCGTCGGCCAGCAGGGTCAGGGTGCGCGCCATTTCCGCCGCATTGGCGTGGCCGAGCGGGATCACCTCCACCTCGGCGTCGGAGACCGTGTCGATGCGCTGGATCAGCCCGACCAGCCGCTGCACGTTGCTGGCGCGATCGGACACGACCAGCGCATTGGACGAGCCGTGCGCGATGACCTGGGCGCCGGCCGACATCAGCGGCTTGACCACGCCGGCCAGCTCGCCGGCCGAGACGTGCCGCACCGGGACCACCTGGGTGACCAGCTCGTCGGCGCTGCCGGTGCGGGTGCTGGCCGGCGCGGCGTCCTGCTGGGCCATCGCCTCGGGCAGGATCTTGACCATGCTGCCCGACGGCACGGCGGCATAGCCGTGGACGCGCAGGACGGAGAGGAACACGTCGTAGATCTCGGCCGGCCGCATCGGCTGCGCCGAGACCACGTTGACCTTGCCCTGCACGTTGGGGCCGATGATGAAGTTCTTGCCGGTGATCTCCGACACCGTCGCGATCAGCGCCTGGATGTCGGCATCGCGCAGGTTCAGGGTGTGGCGCCCGTCGGCGGTCGTGACATGGCCGGGTGCCGGGGCCGCCTCGGGTGACGGCGGTGGCTGCGCGACGGCGGCACCCGCCAGGACGGTACCGAGGAGTAGCGGTCGGAGACGGAGGCCTCGGGTCATCGCGTGGTGCTCATGGTCGGCATCATTGGGTGTTCAGGGTGAGTTCGATCGGCTGGCCGTTGCGCAGGATCCGTGCCCGCACCGCGCCGCCGCCCTGCAGGCTGGCGAGCAACTGCGGGCTCGGCATCGACGAGCCGACCGTCACGCCGTTGACGGCAGTGACCACGTCGCCGGCCTGCAGGCCGTAGCGTGCGAGCAAGGCCGGGTCGACGCCGGTCAGCTGCATGCCGACGATCTTCCCGTTCTGGCGAACCGGTTGCAGGTGGCGCGCGAGGTCGGCGCCTCCCTTGAGCTGGTCCATCGCCTGTTGCCAGTCGACGGCGCCGTGCGCCATCTGCGGCGGCGTGAACGCCGCCGCCGGGGCGGCTGCCGCCGGGTCGGCGGGAAACGCCGGCCGGCTGCCGCCGCTGCGAACGGTGGTGGGCGTGACCGGTACCGGCGCGGCCGGCGCCAGGCGGGTCTCGCGCGGCAGCCGCAGTGTCTCCTCGGCACCGTCGTGGAGCAGGACGACATGCTCGGGATACACCGCCTTGAGGCGCACGCCGGGCGCGATCTCGCTGCCGGCGCGCCAGGCGCGCTCGCCGCCTTCGCCGTCGCCGATCACGGCGACGCCCGACTGCGGGTCGGCATCGGCCAGCGTGCCGCGCAATGTCAGGGCCAGGGTCGTCGCCGGCGCCAGGCGGCCGTCGGGCCGCATCCGGTCCAGGGTGCCGAACAGGTGCCACTTGGCGATCGACGTGGCCGGTGTCGCTGCCGATCCGGCCGGTGTCGCCGACGCGGCGGCGATCGGGGGCGGCGCCCCGGCCAGCAGCAGCCAGACCAGGCGCGCCAGCAGCCAGACCGCGACGGCGCCCAGCAGCACGCAGGCCAGTCCGGCGCCGAGGCCCGAATAGCGCTCGCGATCGACGCTGGACATCCGTCCGACCATCCCCCTTACCCGCCCCGCGCGACAAAGACGGCCAAGCGTAGCAAAGCCGCGGCGTGCCCGCTGCGAGCGGCGCGGCCATCGGCGCATTCGGCCGGCTTCCGGGGCCATGTCTGACCGCGCCGGCTTTTCGCGTATCCGGAGGCGAAGGGGACCTGCCCCGTGCGCCTGCCGTTGCCGGGCGCCGGAACGATTGAACTTTGGAAGCAAGGAGATTCGACATGAACACCGATTCAGCTCAGATCCGTTCCGATGGCCTGCCGATGCGCCACGCGCTGGCGCGCCTCGGCGCCGGGCTGGTCCTGATGTTCTGCGCCGTGGTGGCGACGGCGCAGCCCAAGCCGATCGGGCCGCTGACCCTCCCGGCCAGCGAGCCGGAGCTGCCGAACGGCGCCAACGACTACGTCTACGACCGCTTCTTCGCCGTCGGCGGCATCTCCGTGGACCGCTTCGCCGGCACCTCCAACGCCAGCTACGACGGCCAGAAGCTGGTCCGCCTGCCCGGCGGCGACGTCGTCGTGGCCGGCCTGGTGCCGGCCGGCGCCGGCGCCCAGCAGCTGGGCCTCGTCCGCTACAGCCCGTCCGGCCGGCGCGTGACCTGGCCGGCCATCAGCGCGCCGTTCGGCCACAACGCCAACCAGTACATCCTGTATCCGAACGGCGCCGCCAACAGTCCGCGCGTGACCAACGTGGCCGCGATCGCCCAGCGGAGCGGCTACATCTACGTGCTGGTCGACGACATGTACCCGGACGGCCTGGACAAGTACCGGCCGGCGGTCGTCGTCTTCGCCGACACCGGCCGCTTCGTCGGCTGGTGGTTCATCCATCCCGACAACGACGTCTACAACAACGCGCGCGACATGGCGATTCTCGGCAATTCGCTGACGCTGCTCGGCGGCAATTCGGCCGGCGGCTGGTGGACCAAGTTCTGGAGCGCGCGCTTCAAGATCGGCGCCGACGGCACGCTGAGCGTGGACACCGGGTTCGGCAACGGCGGCGCGTCGGTGTTCACGCTGTCGAGCAGCGCGGGTGGCTGCGGCAACGCGCAGATCGGCGGCCTCTGCCCGATCACCGGCATCGCGCTCGACCACGCCAAGGGCCTGACCGTGCCGCTCGCGCCGAAGTTCTACGTCGCCTTCACGAAGAAGTACGACAACAGCGGCGACCACGATCCGTGCGTGGCGCGGTTCAACGGCAACGGCAGCCTCGATACCGGGTTCAACGGCGGCGTCGCCTGCGTGGCGTTCGACAACGGCGGCAACCGCGAAGACCGTGCGGTCGCGCTCCACACCGACTACCACACGGTCATCGGTGGCGGCGGCCTCAGCACCGTCGAGGACATCTACGTCACGGCCAGTGTCGCGCGCGATTTCAGCGCCGGCGTCGGCGTGCTGCGCATGAACAGCAGCGGCGGCCTCTACAGCGAGTTCGGCACCGGCGGCAAGATCGTCTTCGGCGGCTGCGGCACCGGTTGCACGGTCAACCTCGGCCCGACGGTGCCGCGCGCGATGGCACGCAACGGCGCCAACCTCGCCGTGGCCGGCTACTGGGACCCGAACCTGGTGGACGACCCGCAGCTGGCGGTCATCAACGCGACCAACGGCAGCTTCCTGTCGTTCCGGACGATGGGTATCGCCTATGGCGATTCGATCTTCGCCGATGTCGTCGCCGGGCCCAATGGCGGCTTCACGATGGCCGGCTGGGCCAAGGACGAAACCGTCGGCACCTGGCAGCGCATGTACTTCACGTCGCAGGCGCTGCCGGAGGGTTTCTCCAACGACATCATCTTCCGCTACGGGCACGAATAGGGCCGTGCGAACGGTTCATGCCACGGCGGCGGGCCCTGCGCGGCCCGTCGCCGGCCCGCCTCCGCCGATCCGTCGCCCATGGCTTGGCAGGACCGGTTCCGAAGGGCTACCTTCGGCGCATGAGCGAGGCGGCAAACGACAGCGTCACCCGTTGGCTGAACCAGTGGCGCGACGGCGACAAGGTGGCGCTCGACCGGCTGTTGCCGCTGGTCTATGCCGACCTGCGCCGGATCGCCGCCAGCCAGCTGCGGGGGCAGAGCGGGCATACCACGCTGCAGACCACGGCCCTGGTCCACGACGTGCTGCTGCGCCTGCTCGATCGGCCGGCGGCCGACTTCCAGAACACGGCGCATCTGCTCAACGCGGCGGCGCGCATGATGCGCCAGACCCTGGTCGATCGGGCGCGGGCGGCACGAACCGACAAGCACGGCGGCGGCTGGCTGCGCGACGACTTCGCCGCGGCGCTGGAACTGCCGATCCCCGATGGGACCGACCTGGCCGGCCTCGATCAGGCGCTGACGGAGCTGGAAGCCTTCGACGAGCGCATGGCCAAGGTCGTGGAGCTGCGCTACTTCATCGGCCTGGGCGTCACCGAGGTGGCCGCCACGCTCGGCATCGCCGAGCGCACGGCGCAGCGCGACTGGATCGCGGCACGCGCCTGGCTCAAGGAGCGGCTCGACGCATGAACGGCCGGCCGGTGCATCCACGCGCCGGCGGCTGTCGCCCCGGGCGGTCGCGCCGTTGCCGGACCGCCCGGCCGTGAACGAGCGCGATCGCCTGGTCGTGCGGATTCTTCGCGATGCGCTCGATACCGATCCGGGCGAACGCGAGGCCTACGTGGCCGCCCGTTGCGGCATCGACGAGGCCTTGCGCAGCCGCGTGGACGCGCTGCTGCGCGAAGCCGGCCGGCTCGACGCGGCCACGCCCGACCCGTCCGCGCCGCCGGACGGCACCGACGCCGATGCGTTGATCGGCACGCGGCTCGGGCCGTTCCGCGTGGTCGAGCGGCTCGGTCGCGGCGGCATGGGCGTGGTCTATCGCGGCGAGCGCGAGAACAGCGACTTCACCCAGACCGTTGCGATCAAGCTGATCCGGCGCGGGTTCGACTTCGACGACGTCAATGCGCGTTTCCTGCGCGAGCGGCGCATCCTGGCGCGCCTGTCGCACCCGAATCTGGCACGGCTCATCGACGGCGGCGTGGCGCCCGACGGCCGGCCCTGGTTCGCGCTGGACTTCGTGCAGGGCCAGACGATCACGCGGTGGTGCGATACGCAGCGGCTCGGCGTGCGCGCACGCGTGCGCCTGTTCCTCGACGTCTGCGCCGCGGTCCGGCATGCCCATGCGCAACTGGTCGTGCATCGCGACCTCAAGCCGCCGAACGTGCTGGTCGACGAGCGCGGCGACGTGCGCCTGCTCGATTTCGGCATCGCCAGCCTGCTCGAAGGCCACGAAGAAGACCGTTCGGCACGGACCACGCTCGGGAGCCGCTACGCCTTGACGCCCGAGTACGCCGCGCCGGAGCAGTTCGGCGGCGGCGCGGTCGGCGTCGCCACCGACATCTACGCGCTCGGCGTCCTGCTCTACGACCTGGTCGCCGGCGTGCTGCCCTACGTGCTCGACCGTGGCGACCTGGACGCCGCCGAACGCACCGTGCGCGAGGTGCCGCCGCAGCCGCTGGCGGCGGCGATCCTGCGTCCTGCCGGCGCGGACGCGGGCGACGACACCGCGGCGGCGCGGCTGGCCGCGCGCAGTACCACGTTGCGCGGCTACCGCGCCGACGTGCGCGGCGATCTCACGCGGATCGTCCAGACCGCGCTCGCCAAGGAGCCCGACCGCCGCTACGCGACCGTGGAAGCCTTTGCCGAGGACCTGGCGCGCTGGCTGCGCGGCGTGCCGGTGCGCGTCTCCGGCAACGGCCTGGGCTACCGCTTCGGCAAGTTCGTCCGGCGCAATCGCGTGGCAGTGACGTTCGCCGGGGTCGCCGTGGCCTCGCTGCTGGCCGGCGTGGCCGGCATGGCCTGGAAGGCGCGTGCGGCGACGCTGGCCGCCGGCCGGGCCGAGGCGATGCAGGCGTTCGTCTCGGGCCTCTTCCGCAGTGCGTCCCCGCTGGCGACGGCCGATCGCATGCCGTCGGTGGAGGATCTGCTCGCCGACGGCGCCCGGCGGGCGCAGGACGAGACCTCGGCCGACGCGTCCACCCGGTTCGACATGCTGATGACGATCGGAAGGATCTACCTGGACCTGCGCCGCTACAGCGAGGCGATACCGCTGCTGAAGCAGACGCTCGCGCTCGGCGAAACGTTGTACGGACCGAACGACGCGCGGTTGCTGCCGCCGCTGCTCGCGCTGCTGCAGGCCGAGACCTACCAGCTGGAGATCAACAACGGGGCGCCGCAGGACGCCGTGTCGAACCTGGCCAGGGCGCAGGCGCTGGCGGCGGCATCGGGCGTGGACGCCGCCACCCGTGCCGATGTCGTGCTGGCCGACTGCGCGCTGCGCCAGGCGAACGCGCGCGCGATGGACGGCGGTGTCGATGTCTGCGCCGCGGCCGTGCAGGCCCTGGAAGGCCTGCCGCATCCCGATCCGGCCAAGCTGGCCAAGGCCTACTACCTGTCGGCCCGGGTGCTCGACTTGGCCGCGGAGCGTGGCGAGGATGCCATCGACGTCGCGCAGCGCGGCCTGGACCGCATCCGCGCGCTGCACGGCGAGACGGCGCGCTACGACGAGCTGGTGCTGTCCGCGCAGCTGTCCGAGACCCTGGTCGGGCTCAACCGCCCGGAAGAGGCGCTGGTCCGGATCCGGCAGGCCAACGCGCTGGCCTCGCAGATCTTCGTCCAGCCGCATCCGGATCGGGCCAAGCTGTTGTTCGACGAAGCCTCGCTGATGCGGCGCCTGGGCCGGGAGCCCGAGGCGGAAGCGCTGCTGCGGCAGGCCCTGGACATCTATACGGCGGTCTACGGCGAGCGCCTGACGCTCAAGAGCGCCGACATGTTCTGGACGCGCCTCAATCTGGCGACATCGCTGACCGGGCAGCGCCGCCTGGACGAGGCCGATGCGCTGGTCCGCGGGATGATCGCCGACGTCGAAAGCGATCCGGCGTTCCGCAAGCAGCGCAGGACGGTCGCGCAGCTCAATGCCAATCTCGCCGCCAATCTCGTCGCGCAGCGCCGGTTCGACGAGGCCGAGTCGCTCGTCGCCCCGATCCTCGAGCCGTTCAAGACCGACGCGCAGGGCGTGCATCTGGGGGCGGTCCCGTCCCGCGCGTACCTGGTCCAGGCGCGCGTGCTGAGCGGGCGTGGCCGGCCGGGAGACGCGATCGCCTGGTTCGAGAAGGCGATCACCGCCCTGGGGGATTCGCCGTCGCAGAAGACCGCGATCGCCCAGGCCCGCGTCGAGCTCGGCCAGACCCTGCGCGAGGCCGGGCGGGTCGAGGAGGCGATCCAGGTCGGCAGCAGCGCACGCGACACGCAGCGTGACGTGTTCGGCGAGGCGCACAAGGGGACGATGCAGGCACGTTACGAACTCGCACTCTCGCTGCGCCGGGCCGGCCAGCCGGCGCCGGCGGCCGACGAGTTGCACGCGGCCGCGGCCGCCGCGCGCGAGATCCTGACTGCCGACGATCCCTTGCGGCTCAAGATCGAGGACGCCTTGCGCGAGTGATCGCGCCCGGCCCGCGGCAGGCGTCGCCGCGCGGCCGGTCCGGTCCGCCCGTTCGCCTGCCGTGCCGCGTGCCCTGCGGATGTCCGTTGTCGCCGCGATAGCCCGTATCCCTCCCGGTAGACAGCCGACGAGGAGCGAACATGCCTATCCGTCTCGACCACGCCCGCCGGGCGGTGGTGCTATTGACCGGTCTGCTGGGCGCGGCGGTCGCTGCCGCCAGCGGCGGCGACCATCCACTGATCGGCCGCTACGAAGGCGCCGACCAGGTGGGCCGCTACGACACCGCGTTCGACGAGGTCGAGGTCATGAACGGCCCGATCTCGGGCGCGCGCGGCGCCGGCGCACCGGGCTGGCTGCGGCTGGAGGGCGCGGTCACGCTGCTGTACTACCGGCTGCCGGCCGGGCGGTCCTCGCTGGAAGTGTTGCGCAACTACCAGGCCAGCCTCGAAGGCAAGGGCTTCCGCACGCTGTTCACCTGCGCGACCGGCAACGGCTCGTGCTACCTGACGCGGCCGGGCCGCTCGCCGAACACCGCCCCGTACGACTTCGCGCTGGCGCTCGACGCCAATCCCGAACTGCCGCGCCTGGACGGCGACTTCATCCGCAACTACTTCGGCACCCAGGCCCGGTACCTGCTGGCGCGCCGCGACGGACCGGACGGCACGGTCTACGCCAGTCTCTCGATCGCCGAGCACGATCGCGGCAACCACGCCTTCATCCGCGTGGTCCAGACCCAGGCCATGGACGCGGACAAGATCGGCTTCGTCGACGCCGACGCGATGAGCCGCGGCATCGCCGACAGCGGACGCATCAGCCTCTACGGGATTCACTTCGACTTCGACAAGGACACGCTCCGCGACGATTCGGAACCCACGCTGGCCGAGATCCTGCGGCTGCTGCGCACGCAGCCCGACCTGCGCCTGACCGTGGTCGGGCATACCGATGCCCAGGGTGGGGCGGCCTACAACCTGGACCTGTCGCGCCGGCGCGCGGCCACGGTCGTCGCCTGGCTGGAACGGCAGGGCATCGACGCGGCCCGGCTGGCGTCACGTGGCGCCGGGGCCGGCGAGCCGGTGGCTGCCAACGACAACGAGGAGGGACGCGCCAGGAACCGCCGGGTCGAACTGGTCCGGCGCTGAAGATCCGCCGCGGCGCGCAATACGCGCACCGCGGCACGCGGGCCGTTCAGTGCTTGCCGAACAGGCGCGCCAGGCTGCGGAAGAAGCCCGGCTTCTTCGGGGCTTGCGCTGCCGGTGCCGAAACGGCGGCCGGCTGCACATCGCCGCCTGCGGCACGCGCCGGGCGCTCCCGCCGCGGCTTGTTCTCGCCGCGGGGTTCCGGTGCGGTTGCCGTGGCAGCGGGCAGCGTCATCGACTCGCCGTTCTCGCGGCGTCCGCGCCCGCGTCCACCGCGCCGGCGTCGCTTCTTGGCCGGCGCGCCGTCGGCGGGAGCAGCGGTGACCGGACCGGCGGTGGCAGCGGCGGCCGCTGCCGGCGGCTGCACCGGTGCCGGTGCGGATGGCGCTGGGGCCTCGCGGGGCGGACGCGGCGCGCGCGGCGGGCGTGCTTCGCCACGCCGCTCGCCCGGCCGGCTGCGCGAGCGCTCGCCGTCGCGCCCGCTGCGGTGACGCCCGTCGCCTTGCTTGGGCGGTGCGCCGGCGGTGTTGCGCGCGTCGTCGGCCGCATCCTCGTCGCTGTCGGCCGGCATGCCCTCCGATCGCGGCTTCGGCGGCGGCACGATCAGCAGGGACGGATCGACCGCGGCGGTCGGGATCTTCTGCCCGATGTAGGTCTCGATGTCCGGCAGGCCCATCGCGTAGAGATCGCAGGCGAAGCTGATCGCGTCGCCCTCGGCGCCCAGGCGCGCGGTGCGGCCGATGCGGTGGACGTAGTCCTCGGCATCCTGCGGCAGGTCGTAGTTGAACACGTGCGAGACGGCCGGGATGTGCAGGCCGCGCGCGGCGACGTCGGTGGCGACCAGGAGCTCGATGTCGCCCTTCTGGAAGCGCGCCAGCAGGCGTTCGCGCTTGGCCTGGGGGACGTCGCCGGATAGCGTCGCGACGCGATGGCCCTGGCGTTCCAGCGAGCGCGTCACGCGCTCGGCCATCGCCTTGGTGTTGATGAAGACGATGCTGCGATGCTCGTCGAGCTTGCCGAGCAGGTTCAGCAGCAGCGGCATCTTCTCCTCGGTCGCCGGGAAGTAGACGACCTGCCGGACCCGCGAGGCGGTGACCGATTCGGTCTCGGCCGCGAGCTTTTCCGGGCTGTTCATGTGCTCGTAGGCCAGCTCCAGCACGCGGTAGCTGAGCGTGGCCGAGAACAGCATGCCCTGGCGCTCCTCGCGCGGCGGCATGCGCCGCAGCAGGAAGCGGATGTCCTTGATGAAGCCGAGGTCGAACATGCGGTCGGCTTCGTCGATCACGACGGCCTCGACCGAGCGGAACGAGACGACGTGCTGCTTGAGGTAGTCGATCAGGCGGCCCGGCGTGGCGATGACGATGTCGCAGCCGGCCTTGAGCAGTTCGCGCTGCTTGTCGTAGTCGACCCCGCCGTAGATCAGCGCCGAGCGCAGGCCGGTGTTGCGGCCGATATTGCGGAAATCCTTGTCGATCTGGATCGCCAGCTCGCGGGTGGGCGCCAGGATCACCGCGCGCGGCTCGCCGTCCTTGCGCTCGGGCACGGCGGCACGCGTCAGCAGGCGGTTCATCACGGCGACCAGGAAGGCGCCGGTCTTGCCGGTGCCGGTCTGCGCCTGGCCCGCGACGTCGCGGCCGGTCAGCGCGACCGGCAGGGTCAGCGCCTGGATCGGCGTGCAACGGGTGAAGCCTGCGGCGTGCAGGCTGGACAACAGGCTTGGATGCAGGTCGAAGCTGTCGAAGAAGACGTCGGTGAGAGGCTGATGTTGGTCTGGCATTCCAGTGTCGGTCCGTGGAGCATCGCTCGGGCGGGCCTGCCTGCAGGCCCTTGCAAAGGGCGCTTGCGCCCTGATCTGTTGCGAATCGTGATGGCCCGGTTCCGCGGGTGCACGAAGCGGCTGCGGTCCGGTATGTCGTGTCGCCTCGGGCAGGTTCCGGCCCTCGGTGGCGGTCGGCAGTGGCCGCCTCGGCGTCCGGAACGCCCTTGCATGAAGCGGGTGATTGGGCTGAAATGACGGCGTGCATTCGCACCTCCGCCCGATCAGTCCGCCGCCCCCGGCGCGCAAGTTTAGCCGAACTTAGGCCCCCGGCGCGCAGCGCCTTCCTCGATTATCTGGAGAAAACCCCGTGAGCGAACTGATTGCCCACGTCAGCGACGACCAATTCGACAGCCAGGTATTGCAGTCTTCCGAGCCGGTTCTCGTTGATTTCTGGGCGGAATGGTGTGGTCCGTGCAAGATGATCGCACCGATTCTCGACGATCTGGCGGCCAACTACGAAGGGCGCCTGAAAGTCGCCAAGATCAATATCGACGAGAATCAGAAGACCCCGCGTAACTACAACGTGCGCGGTATTCCGACCCTGATGATCTTCAAGGACGGCAAGGTCCAGGCGACGCAGATCGGCGCGGTCAGCAAGACCCAGCTGGCGCAGCTGATCGACAAGACGATCTGAACGACCCGCGCGGCGCCGTCTGCCGGTCCGGCCGGCGTCGCCGCTTCGGCCCCGCCGCGTTCCGGCACGGCCGCCGCCGCAAGGCCCGCGTCACGGCCGGCTGAACCGTACGGCCCGCCGCGCCGCCGCGATGCTGGACGGCCGGCGAGGCCGGTGCTAACGTAAAGCCACGTGCGGAGCTTTCGCGCTCCCCCAGAAACACGCCCGCGTTACTTCCCCTCCGATTTGCCCCCCAGCTACGGCGCCCAGCGAGGTTTGCCCGTGTCCGAAAACGATATCCCCGAAGGTGGCGACAAGGCCGCCGACAAGCCGCGTTCCGCCGCGCCGCGTCAGCGTGCGCCGCGCAATGCCGATCCTGCCCAGACCACGCTCGTCGTCGATCCGGCGCCGCCGCCGGCCGACGTCGCGCCGCCCCCGTCCGACGGTGGCAACAACGGCAACGACGGTGGCAACAACGACGGCGGCGCGCAGTCCGGCGGCGGCCAGTCCGGCCAGGGCCAGCAGCGCGACCAGCGCGATCGCCAGGGCGGCCGCCGCGACCGGCGCAACCGCCACAACCGCAATCGCGACCGTGACCCGCAGATGCTCGACGAGGAATACGACGAGCGCAACGGCGGCGGCAACGGCCCGCTGATCGCACTGAACGAACTGAAGCACAAGAAGCCGGCCGAGCTGCTCGCGCTGGCCGAGACGCTCGGCATCCAGGAAGGCGTCGCCCGCGCCCGCAAGCAGGACATCATCTTCCTGATCCTCAAGGCGCATGCGCGCGCCGGCGGCGGCATCTACGACGAGGGCGTGCTGGAGATCCTGCAGGACGGCTTCGGCTTCCTGCGCGGCTTCGAGGCCTCGTACCTGGCCGGCCCGGACGACATCTACGTCTCGCCCTCGCAGATCCGCCGCTTCAACCTGCGCACCGGCGACTACGTCACCGGGCGCGTGCGGCCGCCGAAGGAAGG
Protein-coding regions in this window:
- the gspD gene encoding type II secretion system secretin GspD; its protein translation is MTRGLRLRPLLLGTVLAGAAVAQPPPSPEAAPAPGHVTTADGRHTLNLRDADIQALIATVSEITGKNFIIGPNVQGKVNVVSAQPMRPAEIYDVFLSVLRVHGYAAVPSGSMVKILPEAMAQQDAAPASTRTGSADELVTQVVPVRHVSAGELAGVVKPLMSAGAQVIAHGSSNALVVSDRASNVQRLVGLIQRIDTVSDAEVEVIPLGHANAAEMARTLTLLADDKSAQANGEAARVFADTRTNSVLLAGAKSTRLRMRALIAHLDTPIESGGDTQVVYLRYATAKDLVPILEKVASTLSGIAPPQAREGESGALGGSAPPATIQAHDQTNALVISAPPAIFRSLASVVRQLDVRRAQVLIEAVIAEVADSTASEIGVQWFTAPQRDDGSIGQGVIGGTNFGGPNGTSSLLGLATNPLGLAGAGGLSLGYVDGTISLGGEEVLNLGALVRALRGDGKNNVLSTPSILTLDNEEAEIKVAQEVPFLTGQYTNTSTNGGANLPTNPFQTIERKDVGIVLKVTPQINEGNSVRLNIHQEVSSLAQPVTGAVDLITNKRELTTTALIEDRSLLVLGGLIDNNVTDSVSKVPALGDIPLIGNLFRYRSNKSDKRDLMVFLRPQILRDAATEAAVSSEKYNYMRTEQLQLRGDRQALTPRDRRPLLPDVHDFLQSPSLDPPAPAKRGERR
- a CDS encoding type II secretion system protein N, which encodes MSSVDRERYSGLGAGLACVLLGAVAVWLLARLVWLLLAGAPPPIAAASATPAGSAATPATSIAKWHLFGTLDRMRPDGRLAPATTLALTLRGTLADADPQSGVAVIGDGEGGERAWRAGSEIAPGVRLKAVYPEHVVLLHDGAEETLRLPRETRLAPAAPVPVTPTTVRSGGSRPAFPADPAAAAPAAAFTPPQMAHGAVDWQQAMDQLKGGADLARHLQPVRQNGKIVGMQLTGVDPALLARYGLQAGDVVTAVNGVTVGSSMPSPQLLASLQGGGAVRARILRNGQPIELTLNTQ
- a CDS encoding ECF-type sigma factor, whose protein sequence is MSEAANDSVTRWLNQWRDGDKVALDRLLPLVYADLRRIAASQLRGQSGHTTLQTTALVHDVLLRLLDRPAADFQNTAHLLNAAARMMRQTLVDRARAARTDKHGGGWLRDDFAAALELPIPDGTDLAGLDQALTELEAFDERMAKVVELRYFIGLGVTEVAATLGIAERTAQRDWIAARAWLKERLDA
- a CDS encoding serine/threonine-protein kinase, whose amino-acid sequence is MNERDRLVVRILRDALDTDPGEREAYVAARCGIDEALRSRVDALLREAGRLDAATPDPSAPPDGTDADALIGTRLGPFRVVERLGRGGMGVVYRGERENSDFTQTVAIKLIRRGFDFDDVNARFLRERRILARLSHPNLARLIDGGVAPDGRPWFALDFVQGQTITRWCDTQRLGVRARVRLFLDVCAAVRHAHAQLVVHRDLKPPNVLVDERGDVRLLDFGIASLLEGHEEDRSARTTLGSRYALTPEYAAPEQFGGGAVGVATDIYALGVLLYDLVAGVLPYVLDRGDLDAAERTVREVPPQPLAAAILRPAGADAGDDTAAARLAARSTTLRGYRADVRGDLTRIVQTALAKEPDRRYATVEAFAEDLARWLRGVPVRVSGNGLGYRFGKFVRRNRVAVTFAGVAVASLLAGVAGMAWKARAATLAAGRAEAMQAFVSGLFRSASPLATADRMPSVEDLLADGARRAQDETSADASTRFDMLMTIGRIYLDLRRYSEAIPLLKQTLALGETLYGPNDARLLPPLLALLQAETYQLEINNGAPQDAVSNLARAQALAAASGVDAATRADVVLADCALRQANARAMDGGVDVCAAAVQALEGLPHPDPAKLAKAYYLSARVLDLAAERGEDAIDVAQRGLDRIRALHGETARYDELVLSAQLSETLVGLNRPEEALVRIRQANALASQIFVQPHPDRAKLLFDEASLMRRLGREPEAEALLRQALDIYTAVYGERLTLKSADMFWTRLNLATSLTGQRRLDEADALVRGMIADVESDPAFRKQRRTVAQLNANLAANLVAQRRFDEAESLVAPILEPFKTDAQGVHLGAVPSRAYLVQARVLSGRGRPGDAIAWFEKAITALGDSPSQKTAIAQARVELGQTLREAGRVEEAIQVGSSARDTQRDVFGEAHKGTMQARYELALSLRRAGQPAPAADELHAAAAAAREILTADDPLRLKIEDALRE
- a CDS encoding OmpA family protein, which gives rise to MPIRLDHARRAVVLLTGLLGAAVAAASGGDHPLIGRYEGADQVGRYDTAFDEVEVMNGPISGARGAGAPGWLRLEGAVTLLYYRLPAGRSSLEVLRNYQASLEGKGFRTLFTCATGNGSCYLTRPGRSPNTAPYDFALALDANPELPRLDGDFIRNYFGTQARYLLARRDGPDGTVYASLSIAEHDRGNHAFIRVVQTQAMDADKIGFVDADAMSRGIADSGRISLYGIHFDFDKDTLRDDSEPTLAEILRLLRTQPDLRLTVVGHTDAQGGAAYNLDLSRRRAATVVAWLERQGIDAARLASRGAGAGEPVAANDNEEGRARNRRVELVRR
- the rhlB gene encoding ATP-dependent RNA helicase RhlB — translated: MPDQHQPLTDVFFDSFDLHPSLLSSLHAAGFTRCTPIQALTLPVALTGRDVAGQAQTGTGKTGAFLVAVMNRLLTRAAVPERKDGEPRAVILAPTRELAIQIDKDFRNIGRNTGLRSALIYGGVDYDKQRELLKAGCDIVIATPGRLIDYLKQHVVSFRSVEAVVIDEADRMFDLGFIKDIRFLLRRMPPREERQGMLFSATLSYRVLELAYEHMNSPEKLAAETESVTASRVRQVVYFPATEEKMPLLLNLLGKLDEHRSIVFINTKAMAERVTRSLERQGHRVATLSGDVPQAKRERLLARFQKGDIELLVATDVAARGLHIPAVSHVFNYDLPQDAEDYVHRIGRTARLGAEGDAISFACDLYAMGLPDIETYIGQKIPTAAVDPSLLIVPPPKPRSEGMPADSDEDAADDARNTAGAPPKQGDGRHRSGRDGERSRSRPGERRGEARPPRAPRPPREAPAPSAPAPVQPPAAAAAATAGPVTAAPADGAPAKKRRRRGGRGRGRRENGESMTLPAATATAPEPRGENKPRRERPARAAGGDVQPAAVSAPAAQAPKKPGFFRSLARLFGKH
- the trxA gene encoding thioredoxin TrxA, with the translated sequence MSELIAHVSDDQFDSQVLQSSEPVLVDFWAEWCGPCKMIAPILDDLAANYEGRLKVAKINIDENQKTPRNYNVRGIPTLMIFKDGKVQATQIGAVSKTQLAQLIDKTI